In Ooceraea biroi isolate clonal line C1 chromosome 6, Obir_v5.4, whole genome shotgun sequence, the genomic stretch CTTTTGGAAGGCAACGTACGCTTTACCAGCTCTTTGCAGCAAACGGCACTATAATCCCCACGTATGGCGAGAAGGTGCTTCGTTTGGATCTTGGACTTAGACGTCCGTTTACTTGGTCGTTTTGCGTAGCCGAGGTCACACGACCAATTATTGGGGCTGATTTATTACAGTGTTACGGACTTATAGTGGACTTGCGAGATAAGCGCTTGATTGACAGCTTAACCAATTGTTCTACCGTAGGCGCAAGATGTAAATCAAGACAGACTGCTTTTTCCATTGTCGACCCGAGTTCAGAATATCACCAGTTGCTCAAGCTTTTTCCCGGGTTAACGAAGACCCCTCAGTCACGCGCTTCTCGAGCTCACAGGGTCTATCACTTTATAGTGACTAACGGACCACCGGTAGCGAGCCGACCAAGGAGATTGCCACCAGAAAAATTGCAAGTAGCAAAAGAAGCCTTTCAACATCTGGTCGAAGAAGGAATCTGTCGACCATCCAGTAGCCCGTGGGCAGCACCATTACATTTAGCCCCGAAGAAAGAAGGTACGTGGAGACCGTGCGGAGATTACAGGGACCTTAATAAGATAACGCGCCCTGACAAGTATCCAATCCCGCACGTGCACGATTTTTTTGGTGAGTTGCAagggaaaacaattttttctacTATAGATTTGGAAAAGGCATATTACCAAGTGCCTGTGAACCTGGAGGATATACCAAAAACAGCGGTGACAACGCCATTTGGACTTTTTGAATTTGTGGCTATGCCGTTTGGGTTGAAGAACGCCGCGCAAACCTTCCAAAGATTACTTAATCAGATCCTTTCAGGGTTGAATTTTTGTTTTGGCTACGTGGATGACATCATCGTTGCATCAAAGGACCACGATGAGCATAAGCGACATTTGCAACAAGTTTTTAGGCGGTTAGAGGACGCTGAAATTGTTATTAACATAGCAAAATGCGTTTTTGGACAATAAGTTGAGTTTTTGGATCATAACGTATCTAGTGCAGGCACGAAGCCGTTGTCGTACAAGGTCAAGGCGATTATAGACATATCCCGACCTACAACAATTTTAGAGCTGAGACGATTCCTCgacatgataaattattatcaacgACACTTGAAGAACGCAGCCAAAACTCAAGTTGTGTTGAACGACTATTTGAAGGACAGTAAGAAGAATGATCGACGGCCGGTAGAGTGGACGACGCAAGCTATAAAGGCGTTTGATCAATGCAAAAAGGACCTGGCGGCGGCAACGTTACTGTCATACCCGATGAAAGCAGCACCCTTAACTCTTACCACTGACGCATCAGATTTTGCGATCGGTGCAGTTTTGGAACAAATGCTCATTGACAAGCCGCAACCCATTGCCTTTTTTTCAAAGAAGCTCAGCTCAGCCCAAACCAGGTACAGCGCGTACGATAGGGAGCTGTTAGCCATTTACGAGAGCATCAAGTATTTTAAATACCTTATAAAGGGCGTGAAGTAACCATACGTACGGATCACAAGCCATTAATCTATGGGTTCAACCAAAAACTGGACAAGGCATCACCGCGTCAGGTAAGACAGCTCGATTTGATCGCACAGTTTTCCACCACCATTGAGCATGTTTCCGGAGAGCGCAACGTTATCGCCGACACGCTTTCTCGAGCGGCAGCGGTCGACATGCCCGTTATTGTGTCCACCAAGGAGCTCGCGGAAGAACAATCCAGGGACGATGAACTGAAGAAACTCTTGCAAGATAACACAGCCATAGTTTTTCACGCGTTTCACCTACCTGATACTGAGTTTCCATTATATTGTGAAACCGCGAAAGGGGCAATACGACCCTACGTGCCGAAATCACCCCGGGCGCGTATTTTTACAGCGGTACACAACCTTTCACATCCCAGTGGTCGAGCAACTTCACGGCAAATCAGGGCCAAATTTATTTGGCCAGGAATCAATAAGGATGTCGCTCGATGGACACGCACTTGCTTCCAGTGTCAGCGGGCAAAGATACACCATCACACCAGACTTTTGCCGGACAAAATTCAGACCCCAGATCAACGCTTTTATCAGGTACATCTTGACATTGTTGGACCATTACCTCTTATACGGAATTACCGTTACTGCCTGACGATGATCGATCGCTTTACTAGGTGGCCGGAAGCGGTACCCTTGACCGACATCACGGCCGACACCGTTGCCACGGCTTTCTTTCACACTTGGGTGGCACGGTTTGGGGCACCAGCAGTAATTACCACCGACCAAGGGCGACAATTTGAGGCGGAGCTATTCAAGGCCTTCGCGAACATGCTAGGCAGTACGAAAACTAGAACGTCAGCTTATCACCCGACTTCCAATGGGATCCTCGAACGCTGGCATCGTTCGTTGAAGACAGCTATCTACTGTCACGCCCAGCAGTACAATTGGTTGGATCGGTTGCCGATCATCCTACTAGGTTTACGCACCTGATATAAAGACGACCTAAAGAGTTCCACAGCAGAATTGGTATACGGCGCACCACTCCGCCTCCTGGGAGAGTTTGTCGATGACGTCGATTGTACAGTTGAGTCCGATACTTTCGTCAAAGAACTTCGAGTGAAAATTAGACAATTACGCCCATTACCGACAGCGCATCATGATCGTCGACGGATTTTTAAAAGCAAAGACCTGGACACCACAACCCATGTATTTTTACGGGAGGACGGCGGCAAGCAGCCACTACACCGCCTTATTCAGGACCGTATTTAATTACTGAACGCATCAACGAAAAGATGTACACCATTTTGGTCAACGGCAAAGCGATCAACGTTTCAACGGAACGCCTCAAGCCCGCATATCTTCCCATTGAAGAGGCGGACGAGACAGTCGATACGCCAACGACTAGCAGCCAGGCTCCTCCAGTCAAACCATTACGAACATACCCCGGAGCCAAGAAGAGAGTTTGTTTCGCACCCATTTTAAACACTCTGGGAGGAGGAGTGTATGTGGCGACTAAACGGCAGTCCGCACGGCAACCCCATGGCAACGAGAGAGCGCCAAACGACCAACCAATAAAAACGAGCGACCAATGGGATAGGAGGACGTAGGCCGTGGCGAGAGATGTTCGGCGTGGCAGGAGTCAGTTAGTTTTGAGCTCTGTACCCGTGCACACGCGGTTTATGTATTTACGTTATTACGCAAcattaaagttttttttttagatttatGCAAGTTTATCATTACGAACCTCatataccgaccggcggagatgctgttggtatattCTTATACAATACAggtcttattttaatatttttactatatagggtatctcactctatcgtatttttattatacagggtgtccactgtttattataatatatagggtgtccgattatAATTGACcaaaccgaaaaacttgtatctctgtttcgagaaaaatttaacacgataaaataaacgttatttattccgataattacaatgtgaaaataaaatgtgttaaGCTATATTacttcgctttcctcttttaccttccttatcactcaattatattataacatacaggtctcaattttaaaatatagggtatctcacactatcttattatattatacaggagGTCGACTTTTGATATACtgtatagggtgtccgattatAATTGACcaaaccgaaaaacttgtatctctgtttcgagaaaaatttgacacgataaattaaacgttatttattgcgatgattaaaatgtgaaaataaaatctgctaAGCTATTAATTCGCTTTCGGGGGGTGAAGATTTTAGGGGAGGGAGGGGCCGCCATATTATCTGGCGACATTAGTACTGCTCTCTAGTGGCTAGACTAATAAAATAACTCTATTTACGTGaatcatataaaaaagaataacatacttcacactacaaaatgtgtgaaatcacaacaaaattacctttttaaaaaaaggtacaaaaaagcgccaagtatatgcgcctgaagttctttcaaaaaaggactctacaaaactaatgatatcttttAAACCccaagttctttcaaaaaagaactctgcaaaactaatgatattaacaaattgcgccgactacaatgggtatttatgcaaaccagaaaatctattactttttattattactctttggccgatttcagacgatctgaagtaataacactaccgtgtctcgtgatgtcttaagatgctaatgcggctgtgtgattggtttcaaacatcttatgattgtacttaagacggccttaaaaattttatttgaaaaataaagtaataataataagtagatatttttatacgatatattttaatacatataaatatttcaatacaaataagtgttttttttaaatacttggcgctgctaaaccaaATCCAGACGATCCGAGGTAATTGCCTtattctgtttctttctcttttgtgAATGCGTGCGTCGAAACCGaatcaataattatcttactatttaaataatataaaggttacaataattttcttacaatCTAAATTACACAACTCGccaaaatacataaaatatatgtacaaatgtaaacTTAAACTTACTCTATACTTAATTGTAatgtcacgcgcgcgcgcgagagagagagagagagagacacacacacacacacccacacatacatacgcatacgcacgcattcacaagagagaaaaaaacagaatAAGGCAATTACCTCGGATCGTCtggattcggtttagcagcgccaagtattttaaaaaaacacttatttgtattgaaatatttatatgtattaaaatatatcgtataaaaatatctgcttattattattactttatttttcacataaaatctttaaggccgtcttaagtacaatcataagatgtttgaaaccaatcacacagccgcattagcatcttaaaacatcaagagacacggtagtgttattacttcagatcgtctggaatcggccaaagagtaataataaaaagtaatagattttctggtttgcataaatacccattgtagttggtgtaatttgttaatatcattagttttgtagagttcttttttgaaagaacttggGGTTTaaaagatatcattagttttatagagtTACAAAATACAGGTTTGCCATttcacgtacatatatatatatatatatatatatatatatatgataggAAATCACACATGCATAAGGAATGgatgaaaataattgcaatggGTGAAATCAATGGATTTTGTAATTGAAACATAGGAAGGAACTCTGCATTGTGAATTACATTGTAAAACAAACTAGGACAAAGTTCTAGAAAACAATCAACTTTCAGTAATTAAAAGGcttcatttaaaatatttaacaatcaAATACATTACTCTTTACATAATACAATATCATGTTTTAAGACTTCACAATTTGCTGTATAAGTACTTTAAAAAGACAAACAATTGAAActatattacaaaatgtatgttaacatatttgaataaatatatgtataatatatgtatatcattaaattaattaaatacattttagtatttctttcttcaattACATTCTGCAATTAacacttatatataatacgctAGACTGCATGTTtgatttcatctttttcttataatatatagatgtacatacatgtacatatgtatatctatatatacgtatgtacaatAGGCTGCAGTCAAGCATTGCTTGGTAATAATGAAGCCCTACGACATAATTTACCTATAACTTGAGTCAATAATGATCAACATGCGTGGTgcatcaaaatattcaaacatatgtatatatatgtatgttttaaCCCTTtgatatagttatatatatgtgtgtgcgtgtgtgtgtgtatgtgtgcgcatGTTTGAAAGAAAAGGCTACttctaatatttcttttgtttaaatatttttatgatccgcgcgcgttaataattatcgaccCACCCAGGCAAGTCATGTCAATacgttttctattattattccaGGGATTCACTGCACCCTACTGTATATATATggctgtatatgtatatatgatatatacaatatgtgcatatgtatacatatatacacatatactatatatttcaaatatacatAACATAATTGACTAACCtatctctcttattttattataattattttcctcCCTTCTTTTCTCGTGCACATCTATAAAAAGATAAACATATCTGTTATTAAACTTGCGAAAGAAATTTGTTTTGTTTATTATGAAGAagctatacagggtggggcaataactattaccaccttaaatattttcgaatttataaggtccagaggaaaatttatgtaatcaaaattatacggtacgaagggggctaacatatggcgataataatttttgtcctggtggaggcgcttcgaagatatcaaggtcaccttcatttttttaataggttcggtatgttttttttccataattttatagaggagcttaaaacaagtacggaactcatcacacaaaattattgaacaagattaaatgtaaatgaaaacgataaaaaatacatttttatattaaatgaaatttacgtttaaaagatgtacgaaatgacgctttattagtatgttttgttggaatgttttgattttgacattcctcataaatgagtaTCAACTTGTTCTACAAACGGATAcattgatgaaaataaatagtgacgtaaacttatttcaatgaaaacaaaggccctttgaaggccatcttaataagttcacaggataagataaacataaaaagtagtatcgatagataagtcaattgtgcaagatgtattcatttgaagaacaagtcgacatgatcctcatttatggagaatgtcaaaaaaattcagtgagagcgcaaaatttatacgctgaacgatatcctaatcgcactcagccttcgcgtcgaacatttaaaaatgtgtgtgATAAACTTAGACAAACCGGTAGCTTAAATACACGTAAAAGTGAGCGTGAAAAGCGAAAAACTAATGAAGGGAATGAAATTAGAGTTCTCACAATGGTGGCTCAAAATCCGCACATTAGTTCGCGACAAATTGAACGAGAATCTGGTATTAATCGGAGGAGCGTACTCCGCATCTTGCATCATTAACAAATTCCATCCATATCACCTCAGCCTTCACCAAGCATTACATGGAATGGACTTTGTAAATCGTGTTGAATTTTGCCAATGGGCTCAACAACAAATTCGAATCAATGACTCATCTTTTGATACAGTGTTATTTACTGATGAGGCAACATTCACTAATCACGAGaatgttaatttacataatatgcatTTCTGGGCAGTGGAAAATCCTCATTGGCTGCGGCAGATTGAACACCAGAGACAATGGTCTTtgaatgtatggtgtggtatcatagataacaaaattattggtcCTTATTTTATCGACGGACATCTACATGGCAACAGCTACGCCAATTTCCTATAGCATAACTTGGTTCATTTATTAGAAGACCTGCCTTTAATCACACGACGAACAATGTGGTACCAGCATGATGAATGCCCtgctcatttttcattatttgcgagaaataaacttaatgaaaaatttgcaaatcgcTGAATTGGACGTGGAGGTCCTGTAGGGTGGCCAGCTCGTTCACCAGACTTGACACCACTGGATTTCTTTTTGTGGGAAATCCTAAAAGACATGGTCTACACCTCAAATCATGCGACAACGGATCATTGAAGCATGTGCATCAATAGCTCCCGACGTTATTAGAAGAGCAAGCCAATCAGTGATCAGAAGAATCCAGTGTTGTATTGATAGTAATGGCCATCACTTCGAACaccttttataaacattaataataaaataagagataaaacgtcacgtaataaaataacatagtttcattttaaaaaatgtattttttatcgttttcatttacatttattcttgttcaataattttgtgttatgagttccgtacttgttttaagctcctctatgaaattatggaaaaaaacataccgaacccattaaaaaaaatgaaggtgaccttgatatcttcgaagcgcctccaccaggacaaaaattattatcgccatatgttagcccccttcgtaccgtataattttaattacataaattttcctttggaccttataaattagaagatatttaaggtggtaatagttattgccccaccctgtatataatatatagtaatacATTAAATCAATATAAGACTTTCTACGAAAAGGTTTTAAAAACAAGTACAAAatgcagaataaaactgcattatttaattaatattgtctaaaataaattagttataattttgttactaACTATTTCTTGTTTCATTCCTACTGTTACATCCTGTCCTATCTTCGTATGTCGTATCATCTTCATATatgatattcatatttataatgagataataatattacattcattaattaaaataataattataataattccttATAAACTgttaaagataatttaaaattatgaatgaaAACTTTTCTAAATCTTACCTTTTGACGTACTTGCAATAGCATATGTATCATCTTGTAGTTTTATAGTATTGTTATCATTATAGTCTTGTTGTATTGCTATCATTGTAGTATTACTATCATTAGATGTATCTTCATAAATGCAtcctgcaaaaataaatataatattaaaatcatatataaagtaataattaaaattataataattaaaattacagcgCTAAGTTAATCACAGCCTTAAtagtataaatttaatatacttacttggtaaaaataatgttagtACTGCGCAATAactcaattttttctttaatttatatttatcttcaaAATGGTCTTCGCAGATTGTcctttttactattttattatgtggTACGTCTTTTAATATGGGATTGCCACAGGCCATTATCCATTTTTTATATCGTTCTTCATCCTTCTCAGGATTAGGAAACGCGAACATGCGTTTATTTTTTGAAGAACAGTCATAAATGGAACACTTCTTATGGCTCATTTTGTAAAagattaagattattattgcCTGCTTATCAGCTTTTGTCATTAAAGGACTGCTTACAGCATAGAATCTTTATCGCATAAGAGAATAAACTTCTTTTTCCATCCTTCTCTGGCGACATCTGGTAGAGGCGGGGGAGCATAACTGAAAACTCTTGATCGTCATTTGAGCTTGTTGGCCCTGATCAGTGGGTCTCGAACCCTCGTCTCGTGAGAGTTACGTACTGTAATCCGGTAAGTAGGGAAGACCGGGGCTCGTTGGcaccatttttataatttcgtcATTCGACTCTTTaaacaactaattataataatgaaattgtaCTAATATGATAGAGCAAACCTTTCTCTACATTTCCATGCCAGAAACGATCCTGTATACTGCATAGTTTTTTTGTAATGAATGAGATACGAACGTATTGCATTGTAGCCAGCTTGCCCCGATAGTGGGGTAAATTGACATACATCACGGTATAAGTTGGCTATGCGtcgataattacaataattacaattagatTTGaggttacattattatatacacgcATAGAATTGTTTTAGCAGtctcatattatacatatataaagttaCTTACAATTAATCTTCTATGTATCACTTTTATGTATCACTTCTAAATACTATAGCAATCGTAGGATCGTAGGTATGTTCTCACTTCTCACACAGCAACAATACATAAACGTACCTAACCTAATGCTATGTTAATGCTATGAGCCAACATACCTCATAAAATTTGAGCCAACGTACCCCAGCTCTACACACATTtgatttaaatcattttattataaataattattgtcattattcaaaataacatgTGCTAACAGTAacagaaacatttcttttaactAATAATGCGATACTTAGATTTATTCTCTCAAgctaaagaatattaatacgaaAGTTTTAAATGCTCAAAAATTTACTTGGCTGCTCTTGAATCAGAATGttccttgtttttattataatactttttttatttaaatgaaactttGAGAAAAGTATCTACGTTATGAAAGAGTTATTTTGAAGTAActttcttatagtttttttgccacaaatacattaattgaaCGCAATGCCAACTTGCCTCTTGTGCCAACGAGCCCCGGTCTCCCCTATATTCAGTTTAGCGGCCTCATTAAGCTCTTTCGAGACGATTTacacgaaacgaaagaatctgGTAGAAAAAAGCGTCGCTCTGCCCCACAAAGCGggatattaatcgttaaagTTGATCACTTTTCAGGTTAAGAAATCTGTCAAAtacattactaaatataatgacaggttattatattatattataaaagtgccgttagattttttattacggctttagttcctgagatattttaatcacaagtttatgtgacctgtcaaatgatgtaaattccgaataagctacttggtagcgcctcgacgatgtCACGCCAGTGCTGTATCAAGCGGCTATTTCTcatgcggctatttattttttatgtacttggcgtcgcgacgctaccgcgtcgcttgatatagAAGCATAGAAAACATAAATGATTCACACaccatgaatattttataaatgaaagcCGCATGttgcatttacatttattgttatGTACATTGGGTGGAAAACATAACTAATTaacgttataaaatatgtcgcgttcatttgttaattttgatgCATACCAAGCGAATTCgatcattttttcaaattgcggagcacataataaataatgagtcAGTGATTGAATCCGTATAGCGTCATATTGCGTATTcaattctcttctttcttcgctAA encodes the following:
- the LOC105277132 gene encoding uncharacterized protein LOC105277132 isoform X1 yields the protein MTKADKQAIIILIFYKMSHKKCSIYDCSSKNKRMFAFPNPEKDEERYKKWIMACGNPILKDVPHNKIVKRTICEDHFEDKYKLKKKLSYCAVLTLFLPRCIYEDTSNDSNTTMIAIQQDYNDNNTIKLQDDTYAIASTSKDDTTYEDRTGCNSRNETRNNVHEKRREENNYNKIREIG
- the LOC105277132 gene encoding uncharacterized protein LOC105277132 isoform X2; the encoded protein is MLHKKCSIYDCSSKNKRMFAFPNPEKDEERYKKWIMACGNPILKDVPHNKIVKRTICEDHFEDKYKLKKKLSYCAVLTLFLPRCIYEDTSNDSNTTMIAIQQDYNDNNTIKLQDDTYAIASTSKDDTTYEDRTGCNSRNETRNNVHEKRREENNYNKIREIG
- the LOC105277132 gene encoding uncharacterized protein LOC105277132 isoform X3 encodes the protein MTKADKQAIIILIFYKMSHKKCSIYDCSSKNKRMFAFPNPEKDEERYKKWIMACGNPILKDVPHNKIVKRTICEDHFEDKYKLKKKLSYCAVLTLFLPRCIYEDTSNDSNTTMIAIQQDYNDNNTIKLQDDTYAIASTSKDVHEKRREENNYNKIREIG